From the genome of Caretta caretta isolate rCarCar2 chromosome 28, rCarCar1.hap1, whole genome shotgun sequence:
cttcctcagacagggacacagcataacaggggaacagaaaagtccctcacaaactggtgttctacaataactgtgtgcagatacaaggacttaaccccccctgtgatgtctgcccagaaggggaatttttggacgctgcgcttggggcccaaacctagaatgttagctagctccctgctggtagaaaacataaaagtaaaatcagcggatttaaggctaacttttctacccacagggtcatagttcatgaccacctcaggcggtgggggaggacgagccacggtactgttcatatgatccaatcattcgggtatggacgagtaataacctcgtcgtaggataaaactctatgccatatcttcaaaggtgatttcaaaaggggtgttctcgcggatagtgttccagctgtgtgggtgttgtatttccactaaccccaccttccaggcacccgggagacccaagggcttaattagctgtattgtaaagttcgagctggtgttttgaagaaaaactgcagagctggcattgctgggcaaagtcatgtaacacctgccgtcgctcatttttctctccctcagtctttgcaggaggaatctttttgtttgtttgtgtctaaacgtcagaattgagaagcttccacccagctggtaaacttatcgtccccgtccccccggcaaaccatttcatcagtagctgcttttttctcccttttcctttctccgctagaactttttcgatccggAAATCCTGTgtcgtttggggtttactttttgtaaatcttcagggtaaaaagttccagtaactgtctcatcctcgtaatcttttaaatcagtatacaggtctctggctcctggttaaggcttcatccactataaatatctcattggtaaacgtctgttcacaacctttttcaaaagctcctttggttttagagagtctcacgtggtcgcctatTCTAAagggggcaacaaccggttttattttaaaaccatctctatcaaccagtttccatatcttcagagaattggaagggttaacatcagcgggtctggtacgtagagttctgtaaaagctctggttgtaactcttcataaagtcaggtaacaggtcaaggtggcgaaaggcgttatgggcggtaaaatatcgccacatcctccgcatctttttcaagttctgttaaatcgctccacaactcctgctttgacttcattatcagtaacaaaaagcgttaacgctgtgccgtttcaacaatctgctaaaaggtctgtttcaaaattctttccaccgattagtttgtcatttttgaggcacgcgaccttggctaaaaatagctttaaaggccttggatacctcaccactcatcttgtcttttaggcctaaggcccaggcatatttggatagaacgtctatcactgttaagatgtacttaaaactgctgttgtgtttggagaaccagtgcatacggaccaaatctgcctgccattgcgcgtccacatctgaaagaacggtcttggttcttttaaaacgtattcgagctggtttgtgtaaagtgtaagcatcctggtgtgaaagccaagctcctacctgtcttctatttaaagttttatgatgctttttggctacttgaaaaagaagattgaccccgtcaaagcccccaactttcctgggggtttaacagattttctttaacagagccgtctgtggagacatgactcttcctgggaccgtcttttacgaacacaagtatggagggggacacgttcattctcagacatttaaataagttttattaatcgcctggtttaacacaatcttttacagccgcctgaaacaaaggacgccatgacccctaccatgagggagtctgagctggttcattcttccatttttgtccttttctggattttcctcttgagatctgggtctcagacaggagcaaaaacagctgatgcgcgatggatttactcccacagggctaccgatgtgcaacttctcaaaggcctctagaaaggcatcgtcgagctgttgagagattttcagacaaaaaacagtgtaagcaccccactgcctgtttttagatttatgcaatgccaggtcgattcccaaccccattacacccccatgattgacagtcgcttcttaatcattcatttacctgagcgccatctttcccgttcaccttgtgactcccccaagccacaatcgccttccaactttagggcatggacaatgagaggctgtcacactcactggggtgcctcacaaaggtttggattttggggtcaggttccgacgtagccatcaacggttgagtcaaagggcccttctcggaactgtcgctgctgtagcgctttctccacacaactccaaaggtcctcggagctaaaacaaaatctgaaggtctcacgggggtggtgaaggagtccatgtttcctctcagcctttccacaatttctaaaacatgtcttcttggtaagagatggcttcctctgcccagcgctgggacttatggggtgatggtgctgcactctgattggcagagggcgttgggaggagttctcagaggggtcacatgaccctcttctggacggttcacccaatccgagaacctgccccattttggtcaaatctcttctcggggaggtcctctgcagctgaaacccatcgcgattggtagaaggtggtgggaggagttcttagaggggtcacacgacgcacttccagacgggtcaccccaccccggaactccccccagttggtcaaatctcctctcggggtggtccccagtggctgaaacccctcctgattggtagagggcggtgggaggaattcttagaggggtcacacaaaccacttccagacagatcaccccaccccggaactccccatgattggtcaaacctcctctcggggtggtccccagtggctgaaacccctcctgattggtagagggcggtgggaggaattcttagaggggtcacacaaaccacttgcAGACAGATCActccaccccggaactccccatgattggtcaaacctcctctcggggtggtttccagtggctgaaacccctcctgactggtagagggcggtgggaggaattcttagaggggtcacacaaaccacttccagacagatcactccaccccggaactccccatgattggtcaaacctcctctcggggtggtttccagtggctgaaacccctcctgactggtagagggcggtgggaggaattcttagaggggtcacacaaaccacttccagacagatcaccccaccccggaactccccatgattggtcaaacctcctctcggggtggtttccagtggctgaaacccctcctgattggtagagggtggtgagaggaattcttagaggggtcacacgaaccacttccagacaggtcatcctgccccggaactccccctgattggtcaaatcttctcttggggcgttcctatcagggcgaaacccatcccgattggtagaggacaatgggaggagttcttagaggggtcacatgacacaccttgcttccggtcatttgtccgccttgaccctggaagttatacctcatggcttgggacttccagtgaccggtgggcaaggattacgagggccaagggtggggttaattgtttgattgacggtagggcccttatactactggagcaccttcttctgtttgtgtcccttccgcttcagtccccaagcactcggccaggacagatgtcacttatgacctccgttgccaccagctggacagagggacttgggtctttcttgaggacctggagagctgaaatgacacaggacaacatgttagtatacagactgtcaaatcacagctaagcgtgatcacagaatcttcaagtaccagagcagaatgatcacatggtaaaatgtgaaacttggctcagtccttctattggggtggaaaatacatgagagatgaatatgcctcacttttcatattgtcacctgtgccggaaatagctggagacttactacctctgaataccacgctacagaagctctccaatacaaagaaagctttagcttcctccattggctcccttccatgctcccaacaagcggggagaccctgactcgaccagaaagtcatccactctgctgtaaatggaagaaggtccattgtttcaatagcttccacttttaagtttattttccatctctattcaagagccactgtctgagctccaaTCACCCTGGAATTCaacagaggccaggtccaagctgctttgtgcaggacgcagggcacctactggaagagaaattgctggtgggaaatttggggcagcagaaagtggctacaatttctcctcacctggggagtccacagagagccaataaagcccaaagagtggatagcactggctgcggagggggccttgccaggacaaccaggagatgcacggactcacatcacaccctctgcagagagtgatgtagtggtgggagtctgctatagaccaccggaccagggggatgaggtagatgaggctttcttccggcagctcacggaagctactggatcgcatgccctgattctcatgggtgactttaattttcctgatatctgctgggagagcaatacagcggtgcatagacaatccaggaagtttttggaaagcgtaggggacaatttcctggcgcaagtgctcgaggagccaactagggggggcgcttttcttgacctgctgctcacaaaccgggtagaattagtgggggaagcaaaagtggatgggaatctggggggcagtgaccatgagttggttgagttcaggatcctgacacagggaagaaaggtaagcagcacgatacggaccctggacttcaggaaagcagacttcgactccctcagggaacggatggccaggatcccctgggggactaacttgaaggggaaaggagtccaggagagctggctgtatttcaaggaatccctgttgaggttacagggacaaaccatcccgatgagtcgaaagaatagtaaatatggcaggcgaccagcttggcttaatggtgaaatcttagcggatcttaaacataaaaaagaagcttacaagaagtggaaggttggacatatgaccagggaagagtataaaaatattgctcgggcatgtaggaatgttatcaggagggccaaatcgcacctggaggtgcagctagccagagatgtcaagagtaacaagaagggtttcttcaggtatgttggcaacaagaagaaagccaaggaatgtgtgggccccttactgaatgagggaggcaaactagtgacagaggatgtggaaaaagctaatgtactcaatgctttttttgcctctgttttcactaacaaggtcagctcccagactgctacgctgggcatcacaaaatggggaagagatggccagccctctgtggagatagaggtggttagggactttttagaaaagctggacgtgcacaagtccatggggccggacgagttgcatccgagagtgctgaaggaactggcggctgtgattgcagagccattggccattatctttgaaaactcgtggcgaaccggggaagtcccggatgactggaaaaaggctaatgtagtgccaatctttaaaaaagggaagaaggaggatcctgggaactacaggccagtcagcctcacttcagtccctggaaaaatcatggagcaggtcctcaaagaatcaatcctgaagcacttgcatgagaggaaagtgatcaggaacagccagcatggattcaccaagggaaggtcatgcctgactaatctaatcgccttctatgatgagattactggttctgtggatgaagggaaagcagtggatgtattgtttcttgactttagcaaagcttttgacacggtctcccacagtattcttgtcagcaagttaaggaagtatgggctggatgaatgcactacaaggtgggtagaaagctggctagattgtcgggctcaacgggtagtgatcaatggctccatgtctagttggcagccggtatcaagtggtgtgccccaagggtcggtcctggggccggttttgttcaatatcttcataaatgatctggaggatggtgtggattgcactctcagcaaatttgcggatgatactaaactgggaggagtggtagatacgctggaggggagggataggatacagagggacctagacaaattggaggattgggccaaaagaaatctgatgaggttcaataaggataagtgcagggtcctgcacttaggacggaagaacccaatgcacagctacagactagggaccgaatggctaggcagcagttctgcggaaaaggacctaggggtgacagtggacgagaagctggatatgagtcagcagtgtgcccttgttgccaagaaggccaatggcattttgggatgtataagtaggggcatagcgagcagatcgagggacgtgatcgttcccctctattcgacattggtgaggcctcatctggagtactgtgtccagttttgggccccacacttcaagaaggatgtggataaattggagagagtccagcgaagggcaacaaaaatgattaggggtctggaacatatgagttatgaggagaggctgagggagctgggattgtttagcctgcagaagagaagaatgaggggggatttgatagctgctttcaactacctgaaagggggttccaaagaggatggctctagactgttctcaatggtatcagatgacagaacgaggagtaatggtctcaagttacagtgggggaggtttagattggatattaggaaaaactttttcactatgagggtggtgaaacactggaatgcgttacctagggaggtggtagaatctccttccttagaggtttttaaggtcaggcttgacaaagccctggctgggatgatttaactgggaattggtcctgctttgagcagggggttggactagatgaccttctggggtcccttccaacccttatattctatgattctatgattcctccttcaggggaaattaaagctgactttctactgggcaagagtgaatttgtcctttgacgtgtggctgatgcactttgcaccagtgctatcggttacagctgcttgtcagctaaattcctttagaactcacggatgagcagaacttcagctgtatttattacttacacatcagcagatgttccaggtccagccatttcatacgctgcctgtctgtgtgttccaggatgatgcctaaatacacaatggaaaacaaacaacaacaataaaaccttcccttgttgagtgcaaagtgatattagcagcccctagacaggtctttggcctctcctactgtgggcctaagggtgagctgtgggcaagaggatgctagtgcagtttagagtccacactgaagagaatgagaaagactttttatttttaagaatgtttacacaaaacccatttgctttaaagagtctgtgttcctcttgccactgctgtcagtcattggagacatactaagctagtgtcttggtctagtggtctgagcaaaggactggggccaggaataagtgagttctaagcagggatcccacaaggtgactgataggtgagacttagggcacaacgcctgcctgtctcacctgggtatgcttgggagaagagggcacagggccaaagcggaggaaccttttgcctccttgacaaggtggtgtggccaggaacctgaaacagcaggcgctgagggcaggtgggctgcatgcctcccaatgatgaagtagtagtgaagagcactgagcaacactgtgggtgggtctgcactttgagcgagggagatcactcccagttcaatgggacaggcccactctagctcggacagcgctcgcatgctaaaattagaatgtagctaaagcagcacgagcagtgggaggagctagccaccttgagaatcaactttggggtttggatgggatcatacttggggtgcttaaacttcctgctgctcctgccatcgcagctactctctatttttagcactcagggctagtgcgggtatgtctcatcaagctgggaattagacccccagctccaagtgtaaacatgccctacgagacagtgtcccagcctttactactaaatgactgcaccatgctttccctgcaacaatcccaaagcactttatagcaagtcatgatttcctccgaccaccacactggagaggtagggatattaacatccccatttatgtatgggaagctgaggcacagagagattaatggcagctcagtgctgcacagtgggattttcttctctctccctcaatgggaataccaaaagggacactgggcatcatctctcaccagctaacttggctgcaactgcccgcatctcttcccagctgctacagaagtacgtgatggtgcttttgtacaagttctccagcagctcggcattctctttggcctagaggaaatcagggacacatgagctctctctggctagaagtgccctttgactgccagcacatgcttttacgagccacaggtaaatcagagaaagaacaggtgactgggtggacatgggaaaaatggggatctgtggcagatttacattttccatcaccctcagtcatatatcccactctgaccgttatttccattacccatcacacatctctacaccaccacacgccactccagtcaagaatctcagacacttcaacagctcactcacaaggtgtctgcaaatgtccacctggagctcctcaggcttcagctcagctgtgctatcaaggtgttcattcactgcagtttggagcctcttcagtcccaaaaacgggacacagaggtgaaacgtagctctgcattcctgaaaaaaagaaagcgtgtcacacacaccatttaattgttccctactgagtgctatggccattcaaagggaactcatctgcttgcctgctcatctattccaggataaaaagggattcatctggatgtaattggcagaaaacatgcaggaatgactaatagaggggagagcttccactgcaacctggaggtagcatcaatgtctttttggaacagatctacctatgaaagctgcttcaccaggtctctcttctgttctggggaggcaggggcctggggtgcagagacagacaggaatagagagctgtcgggctcagacccatgacctatcctggattctggtgaggcagccatggagcaacctggcgggaactgactcagcaggagggcaatgaactgaggggagaatttgggcctccacagcaggcaggaatagcagagctcccctggcattgggaggaagattcctttggcttagtcaataagtcactctcggtcttaccactgaaaccctggggttcgggtcttgcaggtgcagcagaagtgtgacccagctctgtctaacctgctcggcgaaatagcccttccattttcttttggtcacgcgagccaggatgccaaataggacaaaggacaataaacgaagagcatcgtcctcctacagccaagaaagccccacaagttagtaactaagggacaatcacatcacgtacctcgcacagccatctcttctacgctaaagttgagggattccaactacagctagtcggaaacactttcatgcacgaatttttgatttgaatttgctgattcatcaaactattttagcgacagttccattttgatgaaattcctccagaagccaggcaggggtccttagaaacctgcctgctgtcttgacagtgcacccattcagctccttggaagccgatctagcaggctgactgggatcatgggcttccaaacccacagcgtctgggaccctggctctcaaatttgcaactccctggcacttctagctcccacagtttcctgggttcacagcacctgggttcccagcaccgagagcagactgcccggacacatggctttcaatagagctcggttgagaatagtaattccgtttcacaaagagttttgaagtttggggagagggagtcccacaaataggaacaaaaccaaaatttgaaatctcaaaattctctgctaaaacggaatcattccaaccctctcacataaaaatggtatagagcaggcccaacactctctattgtaccttggaacccccttttcatggttatctagctgtctaatctagtattcagactttctttgaggttctcagtggcaagaaagaagaacagaagggggagactgtgggagcagggatgtcatccccatcctcctaatgttctcctcctccgtaaaacacctctcttccctggggccgaaacatctcttcactctgacatgagcaatgcccagggagtaaatggagtctaatcaagatcgcttgaactggggctggagagttctggtcacatacgttgtcaaagtaggtccggatctgttgggtgaggtctctgaaggaagaacctatgtccttctctttcagctccttcaggactttggccactgctttcatgctctcaccaatgacttcagaactgaaagggtcacttaaggccctgatcagtatgaccataagaaacttcttgtgctttttcacctggacaaaaatatgacattaaagaacactgatcactgatcacacttctactacgttttctttagcagttatgaagctgtgggaatttcatctccccctcccacccccggagacctatagctatatttcagaccaggttcgagctacaatgagccaaacttggtgccataatacacctgtgtaTTCCTAtcattagattcctagttacttagattccaaggccaaaaggaacccttgtgattatccggcctgacctcctgcataacactgaacttccccgaaatagtctctgttggaactagagtttTCTAGTTTTCTAaaagagtgtatcttttagaaaaacgttcaatcttgattttaaaattgctagtgacagagaatccactacaacccttggtaaattgttccaatggttaattaaaattaccattaaaaatcaatgccttattaccagtctgaattagtctagtttca
Proteins encoded in this window:
- the LOC142070222 gene encoding maestro heat-like repeat-containing protein family member 2B — protein: MAIALSREQLNGVCDTLSFFQECRATFHLCVPFLGLKRLQTAVNEHLDSTAELKPEELQVDICRHLAKENAELLENLYKSTITYFCSSWEEMRAVAAKLAGIILEHTDRQRMKWLDLEHLLMSLQVLKKDPSPSVQLVATEVISDICPGRVLGD